Proteins from a single region of Thermodesulfobacteriota bacterium:
- a CDS encoding tripartite tricarboxylate transporter substrate binding protein, with protein MKGFRAVSIVVLLVPAFLVAGWGVSPAWSDEKFPTRQLTYMVCFDPGGQSDREARRQQPVLEKEFGQNVVIDYKVGGGGALGWRELVKTKPDGYTFAGFNIPHVILQPLQQDVGYKTEQINPVFIFHSTPLALAVPLNSPYKTAKELIEFAKKNPGVVTIGGSGSFSGYHMAVLRLEKLTGTKITYVPFTGSAPQMTAFLGGHLTAIMAASDDVTRFRDKMKVLGFATEKPFFKFPEDPTLRSQGIDLVESVDRGVAVPPGTPPAVIKRIEAAFMANAKSKEFQEEQMKGGFIPLAMGHEEAKAYLKAKTAVYTELASEIKKK; from the coding sequence ATGAAGGGTTTCCGGGCTGTTTCGATCGTCGTCTTGCTTGTCCCGGCATTCCTCGTCGCGGGGTGGGGAGTCTCGCCCGCCTGGAGCGACGAGAAGTTCCCGACCCGCCAGCTCACCTACATGGTCTGCTTCGATCCCGGCGGCCAGTCCGACCGGGAAGCGCGCAGGCAGCAGCCGGTCCTCGAAAAGGAATTCGGCCAGAACGTCGTCATCGATTACAAGGTCGGCGGCGGCGGGGCGCTGGGGTGGAGAGAGCTCGTGAAGACGAAGCCCGACGGCTACACCTTCGCCGGCTTCAACATCCCCCACGTCATCCTCCAGCCGCTGCAGCAGGACGTCGGGTACAAGACCGAGCAGATCAATCCCGTGTTCATCTTCCACAGCACCCCGCTTGCGCTTGCGGTCCCGCTGAACAGCCCCTACAAGACCGCGAAGGAGCTGATCGAGTTCGCGAAGAAGAACCCCGGCGTGGTGACCATCGGCGGCTCGGGCTCCTTCTCCGGCTACCACATGGCCGTGCTGCGGCTCGAGAAGCTGACCGGGACGAAGATCACCTACGTCCCGTTCACCGGCTCCGCCCCGCAGATGACCGCCTTCCTCGGCGGGCACCTCACGGCGATCATGGCCGCCTCCGACGACGTCACCCGCTTCCGCGACAAGATGAAGGTGCTGGGCTTCGCCACCGAGAAGCCGTTCTTCAAGTTCCCCGAGGACCCGACGCTGCGGAGCCAGGGAATCGACCTGGTCGAAAGCGTCGACCGCGGCGTCGCCGTCCCGCCGGGCACCCCGCCCGCCGTGATCAAGAGGATCGAGGCGGCGTTCATGGCCAACGCGAAGTCCAAGGAGTTCCAGGAAGAGCAGATGAAGGGCGGGTTCATTCCGCTGGCCATGGGCCACGAGGAGGCGAAGGCCTACCTGAAGGCCAAGACGGCGGTCTATACCGAGCTCGCCTCGGAAATCAAGAAGAAGTGA